From Planctomycetota bacterium, a single genomic window includes:
- a CDS encoding sulfotransferase, with protein MARLLSILSGEAQRLALGALTVLGRVYPANRRSGTFVSDAEPAILGGSGRCGTTLLRVMLDSHGRFSCGPESDLFLDKPFFPFGPKSDFFRDKRVFLELLARNFDIPLAEVARLFHQARSRAEFADLFFRLYCESTGKPRWAEKSPDNLLNLEFIRAAFPRSKFIHILRDGRDVACSFRTHPRHVVRRGRLVPTHNWHPIRWCIGRWVQAVETARPYRGQPWYMEVKYEDLVASPRETMRRILDFLGEPWDENVLHFQDVPRDATRFPANVEAVGPLKQSAAGRWRRDFSDEDKRIFKEMAGPLLVEVGYETSDDW; from the coding sequence ATGGCGAGACTTCTGTCCATCCTCTCCGGCGAGGCTCAGCGCCTGGCCCTGGGCGCCCTGACCGTCCTGGGGCGGGTCTACCCGGCCAACCGGCGCTCCGGGACGTTCGTCTCCGACGCGGAGCCGGCCATCCTCGGCGGAAGCGGGCGTTGCGGCACGACGCTCCTGAGGGTGATGCTCGATTCCCACGGCCGCTTCTCGTGCGGGCCCGAATCGGACTTGTTTCTCGACAAGCCTTTTTTTCCCTTCGGGCCCAAATCGGACTTTTTTCGCGACAAGCGCGTTTTTCTCGAACTGCTCGCGCGAAACTTCGACATCCCTCTCGCCGAGGTCGCGCGCCTGTTCCACCAGGCGCGCTCGCGCGCCGAATTCGCCGACCTCTTCTTCCGCCTCTATTGCGAAAGCACCGGCAAACCGCGCTGGGCCGAAAAGTCCCCCGACAACCTCCTGAACCTCGAGTTCATCCGCGCCGCCTTTCCGCGCTCCAAGTTCATCCACATTCTCCGCGACGGCCGCGACGTCGCCTGCTCCTTCCGCACCCACCCCCGCCACGTCGTCCGCCGAGGCCGACTCGTGCCCACCCACAATTGGCATCCCATTCGCTGGTGCATCGGCCGGTGGGTCCAGGCCGTCGAGACCGCACGCCCCTACCGCGGCCAGCCCTGGTACATGGAGGTGAAGTACGAAGACCTCGTCGCCTCGCCCCGCGAAACGATGCGCAGGATCCTGGACTTCCTCGGCGAGCCGTGGGACGAAAACGTCCTCCACTTCCAGGACGTGCCGCGCGACGCCACCCGGTTCCCCGCCAACGTCGAAGCGGTCGGCCCGTTGAAGCAAAGCGCAGCCGGCCGATGGCGACGCGACTTCAGCGACGAGGACAAACGGATCTTCAAGGAAATGGCCGGGCCCCTGCTCGTGGAAGTCGGCTACGAAACGTCCGACGACTGGTAG
- a CDS encoding alkaline phosphatase family protein → MRYIAVLPNLAKVAAKGARGVLQSLDVPLSPPAWATITTGRDPGGHGIFGFLRLRPGGYETELIDERTCRAPRLWDHVGRAGLRVGVFNAPVTWPPREVNGYLVGCFMTPDVTKTFTHPEALGRELHEAVGGYRTWTSQVYSPSTPLPYVRELGDLVRMRVRAIEHLFETRPVDFGMFVFMESDWLQHKVWHVLTDPTQEASDLAREARAVYEALDAAVGRILELVGPDCNVLVVSDHGAGLHDRVMYVNKWLADQGFLALKDTARGRLRRFLERRKFLPRAYRLLSWLRGRFNWIGRLVPNVLAERAIGFVTSNEDVDWSRTRAYAREAFGEIFINLKGREPDGIVSEGAEYEAVLADLEKRLAEVQDPRSGRPIVTKMRRGREAYQGPFVGSAPDLIFVLDDYRCTCAVQFGFDAEGYFGGVEFCDSGTHRPEGVFLACGPDVRAGVRLEGATVADVTPTVLRLMGVPIPEDMDGRPLEEMVAEPFRAAHPIRLAPRRGVPAAAAAEPYDEASRRTVEERLRELGYL, encoded by the coding sequence GTGCGATATATTGCTGTTCTTCCGAACCTGGCGAAGGTGGCCGCGAAGGGGGCGCGGGGCGTTCTGCAATCGCTGGACGTGCCGCTCAGCCCGCCCGCGTGGGCGACGATCACGACGGGCCGCGATCCGGGCGGTCACGGCATCTTCGGGTTCCTGCGTCTGCGGCCGGGCGGGTACGAGACCGAACTGATCGACGAGCGGACCTGCCGCGCGCCGCGCCTCTGGGACCACGTCGGCCGCGCGGGCCTGCGGGTCGGCGTCTTCAACGCGCCGGTCACCTGGCCGCCGCGCGAGGTCAACGGGTATCTCGTCGGCTGTTTCATGACGCCCGACGTCACGAAGACGTTCACGCATCCGGAGGCCCTGGGCCGGGAACTTCACGAGGCGGTCGGAGGGTACCGGACGTGGACCAGCCAGGTCTATAGTCCGAGCACGCCGCTGCCCTACGTGCGGGAACTCGGCGACCTGGTGCGGATGCGGGTTCGGGCGATCGAGCATCTGTTCGAGACGCGGCCGGTGGACTTCGGAATGTTCGTGTTCATGGAGTCGGACTGGCTCCAGCACAAGGTCTGGCACGTGCTGACGGACCCGACGCAGGAGGCGAGCGACCTGGCGCGCGAGGCCCGGGCGGTTTACGAGGCGCTGGACGCGGCCGTAGGGCGGATTCTGGAACTCGTCGGCCCGGACTGCAACGTCCTCGTGGTGTCGGACCACGGAGCGGGGCTGCACGACCGCGTCATGTACGTTAACAAGTGGCTCGCAGACCAGGGTTTCCTGGCGCTGAAAGACACGGCGCGGGGCCGGCTGAGGCGATTTCTGGAACGGCGGAAATTTCTGCCCCGGGCCTATCGGCTGCTGTCGTGGTTGCGGGGACGGTTCAACTGGATCGGCCGGCTCGTGCCGAACGTCCTGGCGGAGCGGGCCATCGGCTTCGTCACGTCGAACGAGGACGTGGATTGGAGCCGCACACGCGCCTACGCGCGCGAGGCTTTCGGCGAGATCTTCATCAACCTCAAGGGCCGGGAGCCCGACGGCATCGTCTCCGAAGGCGCGGAATACGAGGCGGTGCTGGCGGACCTCGAGAAGCGGCTCGCGGAGGTGCAGGACCCGCGCTCCGGCCGGCCCATCGTGACGAAGATGCGCCGCGGACGCGAGGCCTACCAGGGGCCCTTTGTCGGGAGCGCGCCCGACCTCATCTTCGTGCTGGACGACTACCGCTGCACCTGTGCCGTGCAGTTCGGATTCGACGCCGAGGGGTACTTCGGCGGCGTGGAGTTCTGCGACTCGGGCACCCATCGGCCGGAAGGGGTGTTTCTGGCCTGCGGGCCGGACGTGCGGGCGGGAGTGCGGCTCGAGGGGGCGACCGTCGCGGACGTGACGCCGACGGTGCTGCGGCTGATGGGGGTGCCGATTCCGGAGGACATGGACGGTCGGCCGCTGGAAGAGATGGTCGCGGAGCCGTTCCGCGCCGCGCATCCGATTCGCTTGGCGCCGAGGCGCGGGGTGCCGGCGGCCGCGGCCGCGGAGCCTTACGATGAAGCGTCGCGCCGGACGGTGGAAGAGCGCCTGCGCGAGTTGGGATACCTGTAG
- the asnB gene encoding asparagine synthase (glutamine-hydrolyzing) has protein sequence MVHGYEAWGPACVERFNGQFAFCIHDVKGHRLFLARDRFGVRPLHFWHAGRRFAFASEIKALLACPDIPRRANDLAVYDYLAYNCYNHTDATFFEDVRALRPGHRATFDLDSGRLAIEQFYEIPLRDPADPGLATACDEFRRLFYDAIFLRLVRADVEVGSCLSGGLDSSSIVCGLHARAPDRIRGHKTFSLTFPDKPEVNESHYVDEVVARTGVDAKRTTSHTEKILGDLERLIYHQDEPFGGPSIYGQWEVMRLAGEHHIKVLLDGQGGDELLAGYFFFYGYHFLELAGRGRLMELARELGGYRRRHRGVWDGLLAPLLFLAPRFLKRRLTRRYLRVPIRTDFAHRWASASTVPEEMYRRMPLNRALKMRFEVSLPQLLREEDRNSMAYSIESRLPFLDHRLVEFVMNLPGGYKIHRGQTKYVLREALRGVLPEDIRTRAGKLGFGTPINDWLRSPEMSAFVREVFTSPEFRGRPYLDPARILALFEDHQAGRTDSYQTIWKALNLELWLRRFIDPAEVAPA, from the coding sequence ATCGTCCACGGCTACGAGGCGTGGGGCCCGGCGTGCGTCGAGCGGTTCAACGGCCAGTTCGCCTTCTGCATCCACGACGTCAAGGGGCATCGGCTCTTCCTCGCGCGCGACCGATTCGGCGTCAGGCCGCTTCATTTCTGGCACGCCGGCCGGCGCTTCGCCTTCGCCTCGGAGATCAAGGCGCTTCTGGCCTGCCCCGACATTCCGCGCCGGGCGAACGATCTGGCCGTTTACGATTACCTCGCCTACAACTGCTATAACCACACCGACGCCACCTTCTTCGAGGACGTCCGGGCCCTGAGGCCGGGGCATCGCGCGACCTTCGACCTGGATTCGGGTCGGCTGGCCATCGAGCAGTTCTACGAAATCCCGCTCCGCGACCCGGCGGACCCCGGTCTGGCCACCGCTTGCGACGAGTTCCGCCGCCTGTTCTACGACGCCATTTTCCTGCGCCTCGTCCGGGCCGACGTCGAGGTCGGCTCGTGCCTATCGGGCGGGCTCGATTCCTCGAGCATCGTCTGCGGACTCCATGCCCGCGCGCCCGACCGCATCCGCGGGCACAAAACCTTCAGCCTCACCTTCCCCGACAAACCCGAGGTCAACGAGTCGCATTATGTGGATGAAGTCGTCGCCCGGACCGGCGTGGACGCCAAACGCACCACCAGCCATACGGAGAAAATCCTCGGCGACCTCGAACGACTGATTTACCACCAGGACGAACCCTTCGGCGGCCCCAGCATCTACGGCCAGTGGGAAGTCATGCGCCTCGCCGGCGAGCACCACATCAAGGTGCTCCTGGACGGCCAGGGCGGCGACGAACTCCTGGCCGGGTACTTCTTCTTCTACGGATACCACTTCCTGGAACTGGCGGGGCGGGGCCGGCTGATGGAACTCGCGCGGGAATTGGGCGGCTACCGGCGCCGGCATCGCGGCGTGTGGGACGGGCTTCTCGCCCCGCTCCTCTTCCTCGCGCCGAGGTTCCTCAAGCGGCGCCTGACGCGGCGATACCTGCGCGTGCCGATCCGGACCGACTTCGCCCACCGGTGGGCTTCCGCCAGCACCGTCCCCGAAGAGATGTACCGCCGGATGCCGCTCAACCGCGCCCTCAAGATGCGCTTCGAGGTCAGCCTGCCGCAACTCCTGCGCGAGGAGGACCGCAACTCAATGGCCTACTCCATCGAGTCGCGCCTGCCGTTCCTCGATCACCGCCTCGTCGAGTTCGTCATGAATCTGCCCGGCGGCTACAAGATTCACCGCGGCCAGACGAAATACGTCCTGCGGGAGGCGCTGCGCGGCGTGTTGCCCGAGGACATCCGGACGCGGGCGGGGAAACTCGGTTTCGGCACGCCCATCAACGATTGGCTTCGCTCGCCGGAAATGTCGGCCTTCGTCCGCGAGGTGTTCACCTCGCCCGAGTTCCGCGGCCGGCCCTACCTCGACCCCGCGCGCATCCTCGCCCTCTTCGAGGACCACCAGGCCGGTCGGACAGATTCCTACCAGACCATCTGGAAGGCGCTGAACCTGGAACTGTGGCTGCGGCGTTTCATCGACCCGGCTGAGGTCGCGCCGGCCTAG